The sequence aacgatTAATTTAAGTATTAAATATAACGAGAATTGTTGGGtatgaacattaaaaaagaaaaggaagctTCCTCCAAACCTCAAATCAAAATTTAtcagaaacttaaaaaattattgccatAAATCTTCAGTCaaagagtttaaaaataatagttttggtAGTCGCTTTCCTAAAATACGGTTTCGAGTTTTTCTGACAATATTCCCAGCCTTCGAAAATAATCTTTCAGCTGGTGCAGAAGTGGCCATCACTGAGAGGTGTTTCAAAGCTAAGTCtgttaattttggaaaagtTCCCTCAGAACTTCTCCATACATCGAGAGGGTCTACTTTAAGATTTGATAATGGCGCTGCGATATATAAATCTATCTCTGTATTTTTTGTCATTGACGTATTAGCAGCCATTATTTTGTTATGGTGTACCTGCCATATATCTTGATCGTCGCTGGCAACTTGTGATGAAACAGATGATTCAAAATCGGTCACCAGTATAGTATCATCATTCCTAGTATTTAAACTTAGGCATCGGTTGgtataattaattgtttttgacAAAGATAATGGCTCatctaaatgaatttttttgaatctaGGATCCAAAAACGTTGCGACTGAGAAAAGGTGAACTTTCTGTATGttttcaaatcttttttttagttctgtttgcaatgaatatttgaattgattGGCCAAATCACTGGTTATCGGTATAGCGTCTAACAAAGTTCTCAAGCACTTGATAATAGGTATAGCTTTACTAGCTGTCACATATTTTTCAGCGCTCATTTCTTCGGTAACATTGTGAAAAGGCTTTAAAACTTTTCCAATTTCTTTGAGCACAACGATTTCGTTTGCTTGAAGCATTTGGGGTGCATTCGGATGGTTTATTAAAATAGATCCAATTGTGCTGCTCATTAACACAAAACGTTCAATCATAAATAATTGTGAGTTCCATCTTGTAGACACATCTCCGACCAAATGCTTCAATTTTCCTTCAACAACGCTTTCCTGCATTTGCATCTGTCGCAATTCTTCAGCGCCTACACCACTTTGGTGGAACCAAGTTACGATTTTTCGTACTTTatccaaaaaaagtttaacatcAGAGGAACTCACAGAATTTTCAACTACTAGATTCAACGTATGTGCTAGGCATCGAATATGTTTTGCTCTGCCGAAAGTAATCTCAATAGCTTTAACCATGTTAGCGCCATTGTCTGTAGTAACACTCACAATTTTGTCATGCGACAAACCCCAATCTTCACAAACATTAAGAACCATCTCCGATAAATATTCGCCTGTATGATTGTCATGAAGCGGTTCACATGCGATATTCAccgatttcatttcaaaattttctataaaGTGAACAGTCACGCCTAAAAAACTTCTTAACTGCATATCCTTCCATTCATCTATTGTAAGATAGACGTTTTTAACAGAccgtaatttttgtttaataagggTCTTTTTTTCGTCATATTTAGTATCAATGAGATCTGTGATAGTTTTACGACATGGAACCTTGTACAAAGGAACGATAGTTTTCATTAGCTTTTTGAATCCTGTTCCTTCCACCATATTGTAAGGAAGACTGTCCCGGCATATCATTTCTGCGATGctgtttgttatttgtttatttttttctccatcTGAGGCATATGCTGAAATTCTTGAAAAAGCCGCTCCGATAGTTGATCTAGCCCGTTTTGGAGTTAACGACGAAGCCTCAGTGTCTGTCAATGGCGAATGCACCAATGAATCATTATGCCTCAAATTGGTAGTATCCTGGACATCAACTTCATGTGAATTCTGcggtgataaaaataaaaacaaaatataatttaaaatattttaaataataactatTACATCAAATAATGAGTTTTACCTCAGCTTGTAAGACATCAGAATGTTTTCTTTCCATGTGCTGTTTCAAGTTTGTAGTGTTATTGCATGTTTTTAACTCTTTTGGGCAGTATTTACATTTTGCGGTTGCATTTTCCTTCCTTATTGTAAAATACTTGCGCCAGCAGCTTCTGGGTGTTTTAGCAGCGGAAGACATTTTTATGGTTAAACCAATATTTATTTCGACACTTCCAAGCTtccaagaaataaataaaggcaGGATCacaattcattacatatttgtACGTAAAGATGGCACTGATTTTTATCGACTTGTTCACATTAGTTAGCTTACTTATCCATTTTATCATCCGTCGCACAGATGGCACTATTtacaaaaatcgatttaaaatgTGTAATTCATATaatcgatttattaaaaatcgattttcgccTTTAATAAAATCGACTACAAAAAAtcgataataagaaaaaaaatcgattaaagcaaaaatcgattattttttaacatcccTAGGTTCAGCCTATTCAGTTGATCTAAAGAAGAGAGCAgtgaacttcttttttttttggtttttaaagcTCAATATGCTGTTCTAAAAATGATCTTACTTAATTGCGAACGCGCACAGTTAGCTAAGTTATGAGCTGTACACCAGCAAATACATAcaacatgcatgtatgtacgtgcgCACTGCTGCAAAAAAAGATCTAGTGGCTTCACATATTATGATCAGTGCCGTCGAGAAAAGCTAAATAGAAGCATATGAtcacataaaaattttacatttaggGTAGAGATGGGAGTTTTTATATCCATCCGATCTAGTAGATCttatggtgccaaggagccaataGAAAgaggcccgtcatcagtccaaccagctgtctatagccccttctgcttaatgaaaGGAGGATCTACGACAGTCGGTTGGACATgataggtaacatcagttttgtccacccatgtgggttgaagtaacccgtttactaaccgtggctttgatggctgcagaagggagtggcaagcACACTGAAGAAGCATTTAACACTAGTTATACCAAGGGATATTGTACAAACGTTTGAGAAAATGATCTCTAGATTTCTTAGAAAAATTGCATTCAGTGAAACAAATAGTGGAAGATCTGATTCGAAATTAGCTGTGCAAATAAGTTTTATATGAATTATTTCTCTTCCCAATTTGGGAATACATGTGATTTgtactttttaatgaaatatgctACAGAATTTCGAAAATAGTAGACTTTGAGGCAGTCATATTCAAATGTCATTAACGgtatgaaaaaaatactaaaattacaatataaatcTAACAAAAATTCTAACTATGTGGGTAATAGTGGA comes from Anastrepha ludens isolate Willacy chromosome 3, idAnaLude1.1, whole genome shotgun sequence and encodes:
- the LOC128859381 gene encoding E3 SUMO-protein ligase ZBED1-like; protein product: MICRDSLPYNMVEGTGFKKLMKTIVPLYKVPCRKTITDLIDTKYDEKKTLIKQKLRSVKNVYLTIDEWKDMQLRSFLGVTVHFIENFEMKSVNIACEPLHDNHTGEYLSEMVLNVCEDWGLSHDKIVSVTTDNGANMVKAIEITFGRAKHIRCLAHTLNLVVENSVSSSDVKLFLDKVRKIVTWFHQSGVGAEELRQMQMQESVVEGKLKHLVGDVSTRWNSQLFMIERFVLMSSTIGSILINHPNAPQMLQANEIVVLKEIGKVLKPFHNVTEEMSAEKYVTASKAIPIIKCLRTLLDAIPITSDLANQFKYSLQTELKKRFENIQKVHLFSVATFLDPRFKKIHLDEPLSLSKTINYTNRCLSLNTRNDDTILVTDFESSVSSQVASDDQDIWQVHHNKIMAANTSMTKNTEIDLYIAAPLSNLKVDPLDVWRSSEGTFPKLTDLALKHLSVMATSAPAERLFSKAGNIVRKTRNRILGKRLPKLLFLNSLTEDLWQ